One Actinomycetospora corticicola genomic window, AGCCAGAGCTTGGCGAACACGATGTCGATCCCGGTCGCCCCGGCGCACTCCCCCGGCTCCGCGACGAGGCGGCGCAGCAGGTGCCCGGCCCCGCACGCGAGGTCGACCACCGGCCGGCCCGCGGGCGGGTGGGTGGCCACGAGGGCGGTGACCGCGAGCCCGGACGGGTCGTGGTCGCGGTGCAGGAAGTAGTCGCCGACCCGCCCCAGTCCGAGGGCGGCGGCCGCGTCCCGCAGCGTCGTCGCCGGGTCGGCGGCGGACTCGTACACCGCGGCGAGCCGCTCCGGGGGCGGGGGCGCCTCGTCCCACCAGTCGTCGCTGTCGGCGAGCAGCACCGCCGCGGCGTCGGCGACGCGCCCGTCGTCGAGCGCGGCGAGGACGCGTTCCACCACGGTCGCGCGGCCGGTGCGCAGGAACGGGATGCCGTCGAGCACGGGCCAGCGCCGCGCGCCGTCGGTGAGCGAGTGCAGCGTGTCCGGCGTGAGCGGCCGCCGGGAGACCGGGTCGCGGAGCGTCACGGCAGCAGGCCCGCCTCGGCGAGCACCGCGTCGTGGTAGGCCGAGACCGGGGACACGTGGACGAGCTCGAGGTCGACCAGCGCGTCCGACGCGACGAACGCCGCGGCCCGGGCGTGGTGGTGGACCTGCAGCACCCGGTCGAGCACGTCGGCCGCGTGGAAGGCGCGCCCGAGCGGGGTGTCGGCGTCGGCGCGGGCGACGAGCAGGAGGCGGATCCGGTCCGCGAGCGCCGTGGGCAGCGTGGCGAGCTCGCGCTCGGTCAGCCGCTCGATCACCGGCTCGAGGTGGTCGCCGAGCAGGATCTCGCCGGCGAACCCGGCGTCGGGCAGGGCGACGTTGTGCAGGTGGTGGGCGAGCCCGAGGAGGAACGCCTCGCCGAGGTCGGCGCCGACGGACCCCGCGAGCAGCGCGCCGTAGACCGCCACCGCCCAGCAGTGCTCGCCGTGGTCCTCCGGGGGTTCGACGATCAGCCGGGGCCGCCCGGGGGCGGTGGCACCCGCGCGCGGTTGATCGACCAGCGTCCCGGCGAAGGCGGGCGCCTGCGCCGGGTCACCGGTCGGGTCGGGCGCGCCCGCGAGCCGGGCCCGCAGGTCCGGGGGCAGGGCGGAGCCCACCTCGTCGATCGCGCGCGCCCGCACCTCGCGGGCGTCCGCGGCGGAGAGCCCGGCGTCCCGGAGCACCGCGCCGTCCAGCCCGGCCAGACGTGCCCCGGCCACGGCCGCGGCGCACTCGGCCTCGGCGACGGTCGTGGGGTCCTCCCCCGCGACGAGCGCCGACCAGGCCCGCAGGAAGGCGTGGTCGGCGAGGGAGCCGGGGCGGCCCGCGACGTGGACGCGCTTGAGGTCGCCGATCTCCCGGAAAGCCCCGACGAGCTGCCCGGGCCCCGCGGTGTCCATCAGTGGTCGAGCCACGCGCGCAGGACCTGCTCCTGGCGGTACAACGCGTGCTCGGGCTCGCCCCCGTCGCGGGTGATGGGCTGCTTGAAGAAGTAGCCGAGCTGCTCCTGGGCCCCGCCCTCGCCGCGGCGCGCGGCCTCGTCGACCAGGCGCGCCAGCTCGAGGACCAGGGGTGCCGCGAGGATCGAGTCCCGGCACAGGAAGTCGACCTTGACCTGCATCCGCTGACCGAGGAAGCCGGTCAGGTCGATGTTGTCCCAGGCCTCCTTCTGGTCCCCGCGCGGCCGGTAGTAGTCGATCCGGACGACGTGGTCCTCGACCTCGTAGCCGAGACACTGGTCGAGCACCGTGCCCTTGGTCTGCAGCTTGCTCGACAGCGAGTCGGCGTCCTCGAGGATCTGGCCGTCGCGGTTGCCGAGGATGTTGGTCGAGTACCAGCCGTCCACGTGCAGCGACCGCGACCGGAAGGCGGGCGCGAGGACCGTCTTCATCATCGTCTGGCCGGTCTTGCCGTCCTTGCCCGAGACCGGGACGCCGCGCTGGTGGGCCAGCTCGAGCAGGGCCGGGATGTCCGCCGAGGCGCTCGGCGTGAAGTTGACGTACGGCGAGTCCGAGGTGATCGCCGCGTAGGCGTAGACCATGCTCGGGCTGATCACCGGGTCGTCGGCGTCGATGGCCGCCTCGAAGGCCTCCGGCGTCTGCAACGCGGGCAGCGTGAGGTCCGGCCAGCGCTCGGTCGAGGCGAGGTTGACCACGACGACGCGGTCGAGGCCCTCAGCCGCGCGGAAGCGCTCGATGTCCGACCGGACGTGGTCGACGCGTCCGCGGACCGACGAGATCGGGATGACGTTCGCCCCGACGGCGTTGCGGCAGTACTCCGGGTCGGCGACCGCCGGCCACGGGGCCACCGCCGCGAGTCCCGCCCCCGCCGCCTCCACCACCCGGGGCTCGAGCACCCCGTGCAGGTGGGCGGCCTTGGCCAGGTCGTCCCCGTCGAGGTCCCAGCCCCCGAACGTCAACGACGTGTAGGGCACGAGCGAGGTGACGTCGGCGAACGGCAGGCCCTCGTAGCCGCACGCCCCGATCTTCAGGAGCTCGATCCCGGCGATGGCCGTGGTGGCGACCGCGCCCCCGACCCCGACGACGGCCACCCCGACCTTGCGCTGCTCGTCCGACACCCGAGACCTCCTCGTAGCAGGCGCGACCCGGGGAGCACCCGCGGACCGACGGGATGTGCTCCCCGCCCGATCGGGACCCGCAAACGGCGGTTCTCCCCCCGCGTGGCGTCGGCGACCCGGGCGCGTGTCCGGCCCGGTCGGTCGGGTAGCCGCGCGGGTGCATCTCCTCGTCCTCGGCGGTGGCGGCTTCCTCGGCCGCCACGTCGCCGCCGCCGGTCTCCACGCCGGCCACGACGTCACCGTGCTCTCGCGCGGCGGCTCCGCCCCGGTCGACGGGGTCGAGGCGCTGACCGGCGACCGGCAGGGTGACCTGTCCGCGCTGGACGGCCGCCGCTTCGACGCCGTCCTCGACACGTTCTCCGACCCCGACGCCGTGGCCCGCACCGCCGCACTGCTCTCCGGCGCCGCCGGGGCCTACGGCTACGTGTCCGGGATGAGCGTGTACCACCCCGACGGCCCGGCCGTGCCGGGCGCGGGCGACCCCGTGCGGCGACCCGGGGACGCGGACGACGTGCTGCAGGAGCGGTCGCTGGACAAGCTGGGCGCGGAGTCCGCGGTGGCCGAGCACTTCGACGGGCCGGCCCCGGTGTTCCGGGTGGGGATCATGGTCGGCCCGTTCGACCCCACCGACCGGTTCACCTGGTGGCCGGTCCGCCTGGCCCGGGCGCTCGCCGGGGACGCCGACCGGACCGTCCTCGCGCCGGGCGACCCGGACCGCGTCGTCCAGTACAGCGACGCGCGGGACATCGCCGCCTTCGTGGTGTCCGCGCTCGACCGCCGGCTGACCGGGGTGTTCGACACCGTGGGGCCGGGGCGGGCGCAGCCCCTGTCGGCGGTGCTCGACGAGTGCCTGAGCGCGGTGGGTGGCGCACCGGGCGACGTCTCGTGGGCGTGGGCGGACGAGGCGTATCTCCGGAACGGGCTGCGCGACGTCCCCGAGGAGGAGCGGCCCCTGTGGTTCCCCGAGGACCAGATCCCCCAGGACGCGATCGACTCCTCCGCCGCGATCGCCGCGGGCCTCCGGTTCCGGCCCGCCGCCGAGACCGCCCGCGACGTCCTCGCGCAGGTCCGCTCCGAGGGGCGCGCCGAGCTGGCGGCGGGTCTGGACGACGACCGGGAGCGGGCGCTCGTGGCGGGGCGGTCGGAGCTCTAGGCGGGTTGCGTCGCCGGGTGGACCAGCGCCCGGCTCAGCGCCGGGGCGAGCGGCCCGCCCTCCACGACGACGTCGCCCACCCCGAGCCAGTCGGCCATGTCGCGCAGGGCGCCCGCGAGCTCCGCCGCCACGCGGGACTCGCCCGCGCCGCGCTCGGCGCACTCCGGCTCGGCGAACGCGGCGGGGACGCGCAGGACGCCCGCCGCCCGGTCGGTCTTCAGGTCGACCCGGCCCACCAGCTGCCCGTCGAGCAGGAACGGGAAGACGTAATAGCCGTGCGTGCGCTGCTCGGCGGGCGTGTAGATCCCGATCCGGTAGGTGAAGTCGAACATGCGCTCGGTGCGGGGCCGGAACCAGATGAGCGGGTCGAACGGAGCCAGCAGCGCCCGCCCCGTGACCCGACGGGGCACTCGCGTGCCCGGCAGCCGGTAGGCGGGCGCCCCCCACCCGGCGACCTCGACCTCCTCCAGCTCCCCCGCGTCGACCAGCTCCGTGACGGCCACGCGGCTCTCCGCGGGCGGGAGCCGGTAGTGGTCGCGCAGGTCGGGCTCCGTGGCCACCCCGTGCGCCGCCGCCGCGCGCAGGGTGAGCGCCCGCATCGACTCCGCCCGGTCGGGGTGCCGGGCGAACACCTCGGGCGGGATGACGTCCTCGCTCACCGCGTAGGCGCGGCGGAAGCCGCGCCGCGTCCCCGTCGTCAGGACCCCGGTGGCGAAGAGGTGCTCGCAGGCGACCTTGACGTCGGAGCGGTGCCACCAGCCGCCGTGGGCGCGGGCGCGGCGCTCCCCGCCGTCGCCGAGGACCGCCTCGACCTCGCGCGCCTCGAGCGGGCCGTGCGCGGCGACCGCGTCGTGCACGGCGTCGAGGATGTCGGGCCGGTGGTCCATGGCGTTGCCGAGCCAGCGACTGGTGCGCGCGGTGTTGTCACGCATCCGCCACCGCAGCAACGGCCAGTCCTCCACCGGGACCAGGCTCGCCTCGTGCGCCCAGAACTCGACGAACGCGCGCCGCCGGCGGTCGGCCGCCGTCTGCGGCCAGGCGAGCGCGTCGAGCACGTCCCGGTCGTAGCTCCCGAGCCGGGCGAACACCGGCGCGTAGTGCGCGCGGACGGCGACGTTCACCGAGTCGAGCTGGAGCAGCCCGAGGTGGCGGACGAGGCGGGTGAGCCCGCCCCGGTTCGGTGACCCCGGGCGCGGTGGGGCGTCGAGCCCCTGGGCCGCCAGCGCCGCCCGTCGCGCCGCCGCCGCGCCCATCCGCTCCGGTGTCCCCACGGGATCGAATCCTGCCAGCCACCCCCGACAACCACCGGAATGGAGCGCCCCGCACCGGCGTTGACCAGGGAGAACGCTGAAGGAGGACCCATGGTCGGAGACCGTGTCGAGATCGTCGTCGACGCCGGCGGAACCACGCGCAGCTGGGAGGTGAGCGCCACCCGGGCGGGACGCCGGGTCGAGGTCGCGCACGGGCGCGGCGTCGTCGAGGTGAGCGAGGTGACCCGCGGCGGCACGCCGGTGCGCACCGCGCGGTTCATGTCCTCGCGGGTGCTGGCGCTCGTCGAGCACCCGGCTGCTGCCGTGCGGCTCGCCGACGACGAGCCGCCCGCGCTGCCCCTGCCGCGCCCGGCGGCCTGAGGTCAGGAGACCTCGGTGAGCGCGCCGGTCTTCACGTCGTAGACGAACCCGCGGATCTGCGTGGTGTCGGCGAGGAACGGGCTGGACCGCACGCGCTGCAGGGACTGCCGCGTGTCCGCGTACGGGTCGGAGAAGCACTCCACCGCCCAGGCCGGCTTGAGACCGGTCTCCTGCTCCAGCTCCGCCTTGAACTCGTCGTCACCGAAGGTCGCCATGCCGCAGGCGGTGTGGTGGATGAGGACGACCTCGCGGCTCTGCAGCTTGCGCTGGCTGATCGCGAGCGAGCGGATGACGTCGTCGGTCACGACGCCACCCGCGTTGCGGATGACGTGCGCCTCGCCGTTCCCCAGCCCCAGGAGCGCGAAGATGTCCATCCGCGCGTCCATGCAGGTGACCACGGCGACGTGCCGGGTGGGCACGGGGCTCAGTTCGGCCTCGGCGAACGTCTCGGCGTACTTCGCGTTCGCCTCGAGCAGGTCGTCGGTGACGGACATCGGTGGAACCTCCCGGACTGGCGGTATGCGTCGACGGTGATCATTCCCGACGACGGGTGGGGTGCACGTCGGGCCGTGACCGGCGTCCTAGTGTCCCGGTATGGCCATCGCGCACGTCCGCCCGGCGACCCCCGACGACGCCGCCGCCGTGACGGCGGTGCAGCGGGAGGTGTGGACGACGGCCTGGGCGGGCTTCCTCCCCACCTCGCTCACCGAGGGCTTCGACTCCGACGCCGTGACGGCCGCGTGGGAGCGTTCGGTCGACGGTCTGCTCGTGGCCACCGAGGGCGACACCGTCGCGGGCTTCGCCCTCGCGGGGCCGGCGTCGCCCGACGACCTGACCGACGCCGTGGGTTCCGTCCCCGACGACGCGGCGTCGGTGGGCCTCGTCGCGACGCTGCTCGTGTCGCCCCGCTGGGGCCGGCGGGGCCACGGCGGGCGGCTGCTGGTGACGGCCGCCGAGGCGCTCCGGACCGCCGGGGCCACACGCGGGGTCACCTGGGTGCCGGAGCGGGACGCGGCGTCGCGGGCGTTCTACGCGCGGGCCGGGTGGGAGCCGGACGGCACCGTGCGCACGCTCGACGCCGGCGGACGCCCCCTGCGCGAGGTGCGGCTCGGCGGGGCGCTGGACCTGGAGTTCGCCGTGCGCCCGACCGCGGAGGACCTGGGCCTGCCGCTGCTCTGATCGGCGGCACCCCCTTCGGCGCGAACGGCACTCTCGCAGCCGCTACGCGCGCGAGGGTGCCTCTCGTTCAGATCAGTCGAGGTCGAGCACGGACTCCAGGCCGATCGTCAGGCCCGGGCGCGACACGACGGAGCGGACCGCCAGCAGCACGCCCGGCATGAAGGAGGCGCGGTCGAAGGAGTCGTGCCGGATCGTCAGGGTCTCCCCCGCACTCCCGAGCAGCACCTCCTGGTGGGCCACCAGACCCGCCATCCGCACCGCATGGACGTGGACCCCGTCGACGGTGGCGCCGCGCGCGTGGTCGGGGTCGTGCGTCGTGGCGTCCGGGCCGGGCCCGAGTCCCGCCGCCGACCGGGCCTCGCCGATCAGCTGGGCCGTCCGGGTCGCGGTGCCCGAGGGTGCGTCGGCCTTGTTCGGGTGGTGCAGCTCGACGATCTCGACCGAGTCGTAGAACCGGGCCGCCTGCGCCGCGAAGCGCATCATCAGCACGGCGCCGATCCCGAAGTTCGGCACCACCATGACGCCGAGCCCGGCGGCCCCGTCGAGCCGCGTGCGCAGGTCGTCGAGCACCTCCGTCGTCATGCCGCTGGTGCCGACGACGCCGTGGATGCCGTGCTCGACGAGGAAGCGCACGTTGTCGGCGACCGACGACGGGTGCGTGAAGTCGACGACGACCTGGGCGTCCGCGTCGGAGAGCGAGGCGATGTCGTCGCCCTCGTCGACGGTCGCCACCAGCTCGAGGTCGTCCGCCTCCCCGACGACCCGGCAGACCTCGGACCCCATGCGGCCCCGGGAGCCGAGGACCCCCACCCGGATCGTCATTCGCCTACCTCACGCACCTCGTCGGGAAGATCGTCGACGTCAGCGTAGGGGCCGACGACGGCGGCGGTCACCGGCGTGGCGAACAGCTCCGAGGCGATCGCGGCGACTTCGTCCACGGTCACCGCGCGCACCCGGGCCAGCGCCTCGTCGAGATCGAGCGCCGCGGCGGGACCGTCGAGCTCCCGGCGGCCGAGCCAGCTCATCCGCGACGGCGTGTCCTCCAGTCCGAGGACGTACTCGCCGCGCAACTGCCCCTGGGCCCGTGTGAGCTCGGCGGCGGTGATCCCGTGCTCGGCGAGCTCGGCGAGCTGCGTGCGCAGCACCCCGGCCGCCGTGCCGAGCCGCTCGGGGGCGCACCCGACGTAGACGTTGAGGACGCCGAGGTCGGAGTAGCCGGTGGCCGACGAGTACACCGAGTACGCGAGCCCCCGGCGTTCCCGGACCTCCTGGAACAGCCGGGAACTGGTACCGCCGCCGAGCACGGTGGAGAGCACCAGCTGCGCCTCCCACCGCGGGTCGCCGCGGCGGATCGACGGCACGCCCAGCATGAGGTGGGCCTGCTCGGTGTCGTCCTCGCGGACCGACAGCCGATCCGCGGGGGCCCGGACGACGGCGGGGGCGTCCGGCCGGGCCGCGGCGGCCGCCGGATCCCCGGAGAGGCGGTGGGCGAACGCGGCGGCGACCGCCTCCAGCACGTCGGCGTGCGCCACGTTGCCGGCCACGGCCAGGACCGAGCGCGACGGCACGTAGTGCGCGCCGTGGAAGCGGGCGAGCACGTCGCGGGTCATGTCCCCGACCGACTCCTCGGACCCCACCACCGGGCCACCCAGCGGGTGGTCGCCCAGCAGCAGGTCGTCGAAGTCGTCGGCGAGCAGGTCCTCGGGGTCGTCGTCGCGGCCCGCGATCTCGGACAGCACCACGTCGCGCTCGACCTCGACGTCCGCGGGGTCCATCACGCCGCCGAGCACGACGTCGCACACCACGTCGACCGCGAGCGCGAGGTCGGAGTCGAGCACGTGCGCGTAGAAGCAGGTGTGCTCCTTGGAGGTGAACGCGTTGAGGTCTCCCCCGACCGCGTCGATCTCCTCGGCGATCTCGCGCGCACTGCGCCGCGCGGTCCCCTTGAACAGCAGGTGCTCGAGGAAGTGTGCGGCGCCGCGCGCGGCCGGGTCGAAGCCCGGCTCGTCGCGCGACCCGATGTCGACCCACAGGCCGACGGCGGCCGAGCGGGCCCCGGCGACGTGCTCGGTCACCACCCGCAGGCCCCCGGGCAGCACGGTGCGTGCCACGCCGGGGCCCGGGTGCTCGGCGGTGACGAGCCCGCCGTCGGGACCGAGCAGACCTGACGAGCGGTCGAGCTCCGCTCCGCTCCGTCTCCCGCCGGTCAGGAGCGACCGCCGATGGCGCCCGTGGAGGCCTCCTCGGCCGGTGCCGCGCCGGCGCCCTCGGCCCCGGTGCCCTGCGGGGCACCGTTGGACGCCGCGGCGTCGTCCTCCGTGACGGGCAGGAGGCTGATCTTGCCGCGGTTGTCGATGTCGGTGATCTCGACGCGAATCTTGTCGCCGACGTTCACGACGTCCTCGACCTTGCCGATCCGCTTGCCGCCGCCCAGCTTCGAGATGTGGACGAGGCCGTCGCGGCCCGGCACCAGCGAGACGAACGCACCGAACGCGGCCGTCTTCACGACCGTGCCGAGGTAGCGCTCCCCGATCTTCGGCATCTGCGGGTTCGCGATGGCGTTGATCATGTCGACCGCCGCCTGGGCGCTGGGCCCGTCGGCCGCACCGACGTAGATCGTGCCGTCGTCCTCGATGGAGATGTCGGCGCCGGTCTGCTCGGTGATCGAGTTGATCATCTTGCCCTTCGGGCCGATGACCTCGCCGATCTTGTCCGTGGGGACCTTCACCGTGGTGATGCGCGGGGCGAACTCGCTCATCTCGTCCGGCGTGTCGATGGCCTCGGCCATGACGTCGAGGATGGCGAGCCGGGCGCCCCGGGCCTGGGTCAGCGCCTTGGCGAGGACCTCGGTGGGGATGCCGTCGAGCTTGGTGTCGAGCTGCAGCGCCGTCACGAAGTCCTTCGTGCCGGCGACCTTGAAGTCCATGTCGCCGAACGCGTCCTCGGCGCCGAGGATGTCGGTCAGCGCGACGAAGGTCTCCTGACCGTCGACGTCGCCGGACACCAGGCCCATCGCGATGCCCGCGACCGGCGCCTTCAGCGGCACACCGGCGTTGAGCAGCGACATCGTCGAGGCGCAGACCGAGCCCATCGACGTCGAGCCGTTGGAGCCCAGCGCCTCGGAGACCTGGCGGATCGCGTAGGGGAACTCCTCGCGCGTCGGCAGGACCGGCATGAGGGCCCGCTCGGCGAGCGCGCCGTGGCCGATCTCGCGGCGCTTGGGCGAGCCCACGCGGCCGGTCTCGCCGGTGGAGAACGGCGGGAAGTTGTAGTGGTGCATGTACCGCTTCGTGGTCTCCGGGCCGAGCGAGTCGATGTTCTGCTCGAGCCGGAGCATGTTCAGCGTGGTGACGCCCAGGATCTGGGTCTCGCCGCGCTCGAACAACGCCGAGCCGTGCGCCCGCGGGATGACCTCGACCTCGGCGGCCAGCGGCCGGATGTCGGTGACGCCGCGGCCGTCGATGCGGAAGCCCTCGGTGAGGATCTTCCGGCGGACCGTGGACTTGGTCAGCGAGCGGAACGCCTCGCCGATCTCCTTCTCGCGACCCTCGAACTTCGGGGCGAGCTCGGTGACCAGGCGCTCCTTGACCGCGTCCTGGGCGGCGTCGCGCTCCTGCTTGCCCGCGATCGCGAGGGCCTTGTCCAGCTCGTCGCCCGCGGCCGAGGTGACGGCGTCGAGCACGTCGGACTGGTAGGGCGGGAAGGTCGGG contains:
- the dapB gene encoding 4-hydroxy-tetrahydrodipicolinate reductase — encoded protein: MTIRVGVLGSRGRMGSEVCRVVGEADDLELVATVDEGDDIASLSDADAQVVVDFTHPSSVADNVRFLVEHGIHGVVGTSGMTTEVLDDLRTRLDGAAGLGVMVVPNFGIGAVLMMRFAAQAARFYDSVEIVELHHPNKADAPSGTATRTAQLIGEARSAAGLGPGPDATTHDPDHARGATVDGVHVHAVRMAGLVAHQEVLLGSAGETLTIRHDSFDRASFMPGVLLAVRSVVSRPGLTIGLESVLDLD
- a CDS encoding winged helix-turn-helix domain-containing protein, giving the protein MGAAAARRAALAAQGLDAPPRPGSPNRGGLTRLVRHLGLLQLDSVNVAVRAHYAPVFARLGSYDRDVLDALAWPQTAADRRRRAFVEFWAHEASLVPVEDWPLLRWRMRDNTARTSRWLGNAMDHRPDILDAVHDAVAAHGPLEAREVEAVLGDGGERRARAHGGWWHRSDVKVACEHLFATGVLTTGTRRGFRRAYAVSEDVIPPEVFARHPDRAESMRALTLRAAAAHGVATEPDLRDHYRLPPAESRVAVTELVDAGELEEVEVAGWGAPAYRLPGTRVPRRVTGRALLAPFDPLIWFRPRTERMFDFTYRIGIYTPAEQRTHGYYVFPFLLDGQLVGRVDLKTDRAAGVLRVPAAFAEPECAERGAGESRVAAELAGALRDMADWLGVGDVVVEGGPLAPALSRALVHPATQPA
- a CDS encoding polyribonucleotide nucleotidyltransferase is translated as MANSATPAVVDTETGVHETTAVLDNGAYGTRTIRFESGRLARQAAGAVVAYLDEETMLLSATTASKRPKDNFDFFPLTVDVEERMYAVGRIPGSFFRREGRPSTDAILTCRLIDRPLRPTFTSNLRNEVQVVITVKSLDPNDPYDVLAINAASASTQISGLPFDGPVGATRVALINGQWVAFPTWKQLEDAVFDMVIAGSITSDGSDVAISMVEAEATERTISLVAGGAQAPTEEIVAAGLEAAKPFLRTLCEAQKNLYDSLGTTTKDYPTFPPYQSDVLDAVTSAAGDELDKALAIAGKQERDAAQDAVKERLVTELAPKFEGREKEIGEAFRSLTKSTVRRKILTEGFRIDGRGVTDIRPLAAEVEVIPRAHGSALFERGETQILGVTTLNMLRLEQNIDSLGPETTKRYMHHYNFPPFSTGETGRVGSPKRREIGHGALAERALMPVLPTREEFPYAIRQVSEALGSNGSTSMGSVCASTMSLLNAGVPLKAPVAGIAMGLVSGDVDGQETFVALTDILGAEDAFGDMDFKVAGTKDFVTALQLDTKLDGIPTEVLAKALTQARGARLAILDVMAEAIDTPDEMSEFAPRITTVKVPTDKIGEVIGPKGKMINSITEQTGADISIEDDGTIYVGAADGPSAQAAVDMINAIANPQMPKIGERYLGTVVKTAAFGAFVSLVPGRDGLVHISKLGGGKRIGKVEDVVNVGDKIRVEITDIDNRGKISLLPVTEDDAAASNGAPQGTGAEGAGAAPAEEASTGAIGGRS
- a CDS encoding beta-class carbonic anhydrase, which codes for MSVTDDLLEANAKYAETFAEAELSPVPTRHVAVVTCMDARMDIFALLGLGNGEAHVIRNAGGVVTDDVIRSLAISQRKLQSREVVLIHHTACGMATFGDDEFKAELEQETGLKPAWAVECFSDPYADTRQSLQRVRSSPFLADTTQIRGFVYDVKTGALTEVS
- a CDS encoding inositol-3-phosphate synthase yields the protein MSDEQRKVGVAVVGVGGAVATTAIAGIELLKIGACGYEGLPFADVTSLVPYTSLTFGGWDLDGDDLAKAAHLHGVLEPRVVEAAGAGLAAVAPWPAVADPEYCRNAVGANVIPISSVRGRVDHVRSDIERFRAAEGLDRVVVVNLASTERWPDLTLPALQTPEAFEAAIDADDPVISPSMVYAYAAITSDSPYVNFTPSASADIPALLELAHQRGVPVSGKDGKTGQTMMKTVLAPAFRSRSLHVDGWYSTNILGNRDGQILEDADSLSSKLQTKGTVLDQCLGYEVEDHVVRIDYYRPRGDQKEAWDNIDLTGFLGQRMQVKVDFLCRDSILAAPLVLELARLVDEAARRGEGGAQEQLGYFFKQPITRDGGEPEHALYRQEQVLRAWLDH
- a CDS encoding NAD-dependent epimerase/dehydratase family protein, whose protein sequence is MHLLVLGGGGFLGRHVAAAGLHAGHDVTVLSRGGSAPVDGVEALTGDRQGDLSALDGRRFDAVLDTFSDPDAVARTAALLSGAAGAYGYVSGMSVYHPDGPAVPGAGDPVRRPGDADDVLQERSLDKLGAESAVAEHFDGPAPVFRVGIMVGPFDPTDRFTWWPVRLARALAGDADRTVLAPGDPDRVVQYSDARDIAAFVVSALDRRLTGVFDTVGPGRAQPLSAVLDECLSAVGGAPGDVSWAWADEAYLRNGLRDVPEEERPLWFPEDQIPQDAIDSSAAIAAGLRFRPAAETARDVLAQVRSEGRAELAAGLDDDRERALVAGRSEL
- a CDS encoding GNAT family N-acetyltransferase, with translation MAIAHVRPATPDDAAAVTAVQREVWTTAWAGFLPTSLTEGFDSDAVTAAWERSVDGLLVATEGDTVAGFALAGPASPDDLTDAVGSVPDDAASVGLVATLLVSPRWGRRGHGGRLLVTAAEALRTAGATRGVTWVPERDAASRAFYARAGWEPDGTVRTLDAGGRPLREVRLGGALDLEFAVRPTAEDLGLPLL
- a CDS encoding insulinase family protein codes for the protein MARTVLPGGLRVVTEHVAGARSAAVGLWVDIGSRDEPGFDPAARGAAHFLEHLLFKGTARRSAREIAEEIDAVGGDLNAFTSKEHTCFYAHVLDSDLALAVDVVCDVVLGGVMDPADVEVERDVVLSEIAGRDDDPEDLLADDFDDLLLGDHPLGGPVVGSEESVGDMTRDVLARFHGAHYVPSRSVLAVAGNVAHADVLEAVAAAFAHRLSGDPAAAAARPDAPAVVRAPADRLSVREDDTEQAHLMLGVPSIRRGDPRWEAQLVLSTVLGGGTSSRLFQEVRERRGLAYSVYSSATGYSDLGVLNVYVGCAPERLGTAAGVLRTQLAELAEHGITAAELTRAQGQLRGEYVLGLEDTPSRMSWLGRRELDGPAAALDLDEALARVRAVTVDEVAAIASELFATPVTAAVVGPYADVDDLPDEVREVGE